GGTCTTCGACAAGTGGTCCAAGAAGGCCGGGACCCTCATCAAGCTCGAATGGACCCACGCCCAGAAGATTCAGGTAGGCGCCGCCGTCATGGACCTCCTAGTGGGGTCGAACGGCTGGTTCCAGGTCTGGCTGAAGTCCGAGGGCGGCTCCAAGCACCCGAAGACGATGTTTGGCATGACCGAGACCGCCCTCGCCCTGACGTCCGCCCTGGGCGCTCAGTGCGAACTCCAAAGGCCGTTCATGGCCCCGATGATTTGTGAACCCGCTGACTACGAGTTCATTGCCGATCAACCTGCTGATAAGTGAAGCGTTTCGCCCATATGAACACACGCAACATACCCGTGGTCCTGGTTCTCCCCACTGCCCGAGACCCGAATAGCGGAGTGATCCGCGCCGACATCCCGGCCATCCGCGTAGGCGACCCGGCCTGGGTCCACGAGGCGGCCAAGGCCATCGCCCTGAGCCTCACCGAACACTTCGAGAACAAGGAGCAAGCATGAAGACCATTGACACTGACGGCCTCACGTCCCGCGACATCGCAGAAAAGGTTCCGGCTGGCCGCGACCGCAGGGAAGAGCTCCAACCTGTCCTGTTCGACTTCGGCGGATCGGCAGTCGAGATCATGGACGACGGCGCGACCTTCGCGGCTGTCCGCCTGCGCATCGACAGCAAGTACTTCAGCGCCTCGGAGCTCCTGAAACTCAGCAAGTCGCTGAAGAAGCTGGCGAAGCGAACCGGAGCACGTGAGGCCGCCGCCCGAGCCTGACCGCATCACCGCAACACCTGGGGAGGCTCCGGCCTCCTGTAACCCGAACGACTGAGACGCTGAGATGACGAAACTGAACGGTGGATACCTCACCCTGAAGACGGACGCTGTGAAGGCCACGGAATACTCGAACGCCCACACGTCCGCCCTCGACCGCCCGATGACCGGCGCACACCTGGAAGCACTGAACTGGATTCAGAAGACTCGGTGGCGCGTCAACCGCAACGTTCTCGCAGTGGCCCTGGGCCTCAAGGAGCGAGGGTGGGCGGTCGAGGGGTGGCCCTCGGCTGAAGAGATTCCGGTGCCGGTATGGCAAGGCCCCGGCGAGATGGACCGCACGACCGACGAGGGCAAGGCGTTCCTCCGCGAGCGCGAAGAGGTCCACTACCAGAACGCCCGGAACGCCGGGATGCGCAAGAAGCTCTGGGACATGCTCGGCATGGCAGAGGAACTTGCGACCTTCCCCGCCATCTGGTTCCCGCACTACGCGGACTTCCGTGGCCGGTTCTACCCGCGTCCCCAGGACCTCCACACGCAGGGTGACAGCCTGGTGAAGGGGCTCCTGGAGTTCTCGGAGCCGCAGGCCCTGGGCGGCAACGGCCAGTACTGGACCTACGTCAACGCCGCGAACTACTACGGCGAAGACAAGCTCCCGCTGGACGACCGCGCCCGCTGGACCGCCGACCACATGATGGGAATCCTGGCCGCTGCCGAGGACCCCTTCGGTGAAGGCTTTGAGTTCTGGTCCAAGGCGGATAGCCCCTGGGAGTTCCTGGCCGCCTGCTACGAGCTCAAGCGTCTCCGGGACTGGCTGGCCGTCGGCAACCTGCCCGAGGACTTCCAATCGACCCTGGTCTGCCGCTACGACGCCACGTGCTCCGGCATCCAGCACCTCGCCGCCCTGATGAAGGACGAGGTGTCGGCCCTCCAGGTCAACGTGGTCTCCCAAGGTCCGGGCATCCGCGCCGACATCTACACGAAGGTGAAGGACGCCGTGGTCAAGCTGGTGAACTTGGACCGTGTGGACTCCCGCTTCCGGGAAGCCGCCGAGCTCTGGGTGGACCGCGTGGTCCGTGGGACCGTCAAGCGGGCCGTCATGACGACGCCCTATGGCGTCTCCGAGCGCGGCATCCTGAACCAGATCATCAACGATGGGTTCGCGGACCACGTGGAGAAGGGCAAGGCCCGCTACGCGGCGGCTGAGTACCTGACCCAGAAGATCGTCTCGGCCCTGGACGAGTCCATCGACGCCCCGCGCCGCGCCATGGCGTACTTCCGCGAGGTGGCGAAGTTCCTGGACAAGAAGGACCTCCCCCTGGTCTGGGACACCCCGAGCGGCTTCACGGCCAAACAGGCGTACTACAAGACAAACCAGAAGCAGGTGCGAACCCTGCACGGGGACGTCCTGATGCGTTTCGAGATGCCCGAGGCCGGCTTCGCGCCGGGCAAGCAAGTCCTGGGGGCCGCGCCCAACGTGGTCCACTCGTTCGATGCGGCTCACCTCGCGCTCGTGGCCGTCGCCATGAAGCGTGAAGGCGTCCGTGACCTCGCGTTCGTGCATGACTCCTTCGGGTGCCATGCGGGTAACAGTGACCTCCTGCTGCGGGTCACCAAGGAGCAGTTCGTCGCCATCTACAACCGGGACACCCTGGAAGAGTGGCGGCAAAGCGTCATCAAGCACTCGGGTTGCCCCGACATCCCTGAAGTACCGCCCCTCGGCTCGCTGGACGTCACCAAGGTCCTTGAGTCCGAATTCTTTTTCTCATAACTGAAGCGTTTCGCCCATTTCAAAATGCTGAACTACAAGACCATCGCTGACCTGATCGCTGCCTTCCAATCGGGCGTGAAATTCAAAGCCGACACCCCGAACCACAAGGGCGTGGACGTCACCGGCATCTCCTTGAACCCGACCCGCCGTGGACGCTTCCTGGTCACGACCGGCGGAAGCACGCATT
This Cupriavidus nantongensis DNA region includes the following protein-coding sequences:
- a CDS encoding DNA-directed RNA polymerase, producing MTKLNGGYLTLKTDAVKATEYSNAHTSALDRPMTGAHLEALNWIQKTRWRVNRNVLAVALGLKERGWAVEGWPSAEEIPVPVWQGPGEMDRTTDEGKAFLREREEVHYQNARNAGMRKKLWDMLGMAEELATFPAIWFPHYADFRGRFYPRPQDLHTQGDSLVKGLLEFSEPQALGGNGQYWTYVNAANYYGEDKLPLDDRARWTADHMMGILAAAEDPFGEGFEFWSKADSPWEFLAACYELKRLRDWLAVGNLPEDFQSTLVCRYDATCSGIQHLAALMKDEVSALQVNVVSQGPGIRADIYTKVKDAVVKLVNLDRVDSRFREAAELWVDRVVRGTVKRAVMTTPYGVSERGILNQIINDGFADHVEKGKARYAAAEYLTQKIVSALDESIDAPRRAMAYFREVAKFLDKKDLPLVWDTPSGFTAKQAYYKTNQKQVRTLHGDVLMRFEMPEAGFAPGKQVLGAAPNVVHSFDAAHLALVAVAMKREGVRDLAFVHDSFGCHAGNSDLLLRVTKEQFVAIYNRDTLEEWRQSVIKHSGCPDIPEVPPLGSLDVTKVLESEFFFS